A region from the Phoenix dactylifera cultivar Barhee BC4 unplaced genomic scaffold, palm_55x_up_171113_PBpolish2nd_filt_p 000445F, whole genome shotgun sequence genome encodes:
- the LOC103698238 gene encoding uncharacterized protein LOC103698238 — protein sequence MEASLGDKGKRNHLKAPEKGWTWANVVKGLSRMPTWTNHQITTAELEAPKWRFTDVVEISPEKMEVARAAWRDTAVIMRSLGHRVPVEWINRELRVARKLDYDVEEFMMADETSTFRFRCEKDREAAMEGGPWLVAGQLLTMERWRPNFVTETNQLCRTVVWLRLPSLPMEYWTKELIWGITTKAGRPLALDKVTDQGRKLGFARVKVKVDAGVPIRPGTFIQVGSDLHWQAFYYENLLGFCYKCARLGHGEGACPFPSTASAMPEDLGDQCSQQIETKEPPQEPSSELKKGDGMGSRLPFSPWLTTTKVWQPKANKPKKKATVTKVVQTTPV from the coding sequence ATGGAGGCGAGCTTGGGTGACAAAGGGAAGCGAAACCATCTGAAGGCACCTGAGAAGGGTTGGACGTGGGCAAATGTGGTTAAGGGCTTGTCGAGGATGCCGACCTGGACCAATCACCAAATCACAACGGCGGAGCTGGAAGCTCCGAAATGGCGCTTCACGGATGTGGTGGAGATCTCGCCGGAGAAGATGGAGGTGGCCAGGGCGGCGTGGCGTGATACCGCGGTGATCATGCGAAGCCTGGGTCATCGCGTGCCAGTGGAATGGATTAACCGGGAGTTGCGGGTGGCCAGGAAACTCGACTACGACGTCGAGGAGTTCATGATGGCGGACGAGACCTCTACGTTTCGATTTCGGTGTGAGAAGGATCGGGAGGCTGCCATGGAAGGTGGGCCTTGGCTGGTGGCTGGTCAGCTCCTGACTATGGAGCGCTGGCGGCCAAACTTTGTTACGGAGACCAACCAGTTGTGTCGGACGGTAGTTTGGCTCCGGCTGCCAAGTTTGCCGATGGAGTACTGGACGAAGGAGCTGATCTGGGGTATCACAACGAAGGCCGGACGACCTTTGGCACTGGACAAGGTCACCGACCAGGGACGGAAACTTGGTTTCGCCCGTGTCAAGGTTAAGGTGGATGCGGGTGTGCCGATCCGGCCAGGGACTTTCATCCAGGTAGGATCCGACCTACATTGGCAGGCTTTCTACTACGAAAACCTACTTGGTTTCTGCTACAAGTGTGCCCGGCTGGGGCACGGAGAGGGAGCTTGCCCTTTTCCTTCCACGGCTTCGGCGATGCCCGAAGATCTAGGAGATCAGTGCTCCCAGCAGATTGAGACGAAGGAGCCCCCCCAGGAGCCATCATCTGAGTTGAAGAAGGGGGATGGTATGGGGAGTCGGCTTCCCTTTAGCCCGTGGCtgacaacaaccaaggtatgGCAGCCGAAGGCGAACAAGCCGAAGAAGAAGGCCACCGTGACGAAGGTCGTCCAAACAACGCCAGTGTAG